In the genome of Mycoplasma nasistruthionis, the window GTTCAACAGTTCACAAGTTCCAAGGTTCTGAAATTGCTTCAGTAATTTTTGTGGTTCATCCTGACTATTCAGGTATGTTAAAACAAAACTTAATATATACAGCAACTTCCAGAGCAATTAAGAACTTAACAATTATTACTATAAGTCCTGAGTTTTATATTCAAAAATGTTTAGATGTAGACAAAACTAATAATAAAATAGAAACTAATTTAAGAAAATTTTTAGTAGATTAGAGGTTGTATGAAATTAATAGTAGGACTAGGGAATCCTGGAGAAAATTATAAATACACAAGACATAACGCTGGTTTTTTAGCTATTGATAAAATATGTGAAAAACTAAATGTAGAACTTAATAAATCTAAATTTAATGGTATTTATGCGAAGGTAGATGATTTAGTTATAGCAAAACCCTTAACTTACATGAATGAGTCAGGAACATTTATTCAAGCTTTATGTAACTTTTTCAAAATTCAACCAGATGATGTTTTAGTAATTCATGATGAAAAAGACTTTCCTTTAGGAAAAAGTGCTATCAAAATAGGTGGTAGTGGTGGAAGTCATAACGGTGTTTTAAGTGTTATTAAACACTTAGGAACTGAAAACTTCAAACGTTTAAAAATAGGTATTACAATTCCATTTGAAGGTCAATTAAGAGATTTTGTGTTAGGAAAATTTAGCGACACTGAGCTAAAGGTTTTAAATGAAGTTTTAAATAGCGCAGCTGAAGCAAGTATTTCTTATGCATTCAATGATATTTATGCAGTAATGAACAAGTTTAATTCTAAGCACAAAGGATAATGAAAAAATATTTATTAGCAATTAGCGGTGGCCCTGACAGTATGTATTTATTGAATAAGTACAAAAATAAAGATATTGTAGTTGCCCATGTTAATTACGGAATAAGAGAAGATGCAGAATTAGACACTAAAA includes:
- the pth gene encoding aminoacyl-tRNA hydrolase, whose product is MKLIVGLGNPGENYKYTRHNAGFLAIDKICEKLNVELNKSKFNGIYAKVDDLVIAKPLTYMNESGTFIQALCNFFKIQPDDVLVIHDEKDFPLGKSAIKIGGSGGSHNGVLSVIKHLGTENFKRLKIGITIPFEGQLRDFVLGKFSDTELKVLNEVLNSAAEASISYAFNDIYAVMNKFNSKHKG